In Eschrichtius robustus isolate mEscRob2 chromosome 2, mEscRob2.pri, whole genome shotgun sequence, a single window of DNA contains:
- the LOC137758907 gene encoding LOW QUALITY PROTEIN: uncharacterized protein (The sequence of the model RefSeq protein was modified relative to this genomic sequence to represent the inferred CDS: substituted 1 base at 1 genomic stop codon), producing the protein MKPSADVLEIMACTLLILVSFVGNVCLFYSTRKCMTGRLETSFLLIFSLIFVHLIKNLVVNVIKIVYSSGFMSDSAGCKVLHFMAALTTSWPXMLHFALLYYQKLYQTAQHLSEPPNPDHQKHSLKVVSALWMAGVAVYLPVLPYTRKSEYLNAGNDTDPLSTNRIPNVDCLTDFGSKQVEFYYGKVFLVLIDSLPLAILVFVCFWMSFLLSERKKMTYGDIWIGDGDSAIEILRGAKFSILLMWLITPLWISHFVLVYFMKDLAACALFPAVLTALSSGFSALSPFLLMLVNYKMKLMSFCDAKEEKPTPQPANVILSPYAYWQKTLF; encoded by the coding sequence ATGAAGCCCTCTGCAGATGTGCTTGAGATCATGGCTTGCACCCTTCTAATCCTTGTGAGCTTTGTTGGAAACGTGTGTTTATTCTATTCTACAAGGAAATGTATGACTGGGCGTTTAGAGACGTCCTTTCTTCTGATTTTCAGTCTTATATTTGTCCACCTCATTAAAAACTTGGTGGTGAATGTCATAAAAATAGTTTATTCTTCTGGTTTCATGTCGGATTCAGCTGGCTGCAAAGTTCTACACTTCATGGCAGCCCTGACGACTTCCTGGCCATAGATGTTACACTTTGCATTGCTGTACTACCAGAAGCTTTACCAGACTGCCCAGCACTTGAGTGAGCCTCCAAACCCGGACCATCAGAAGCATTCCTTGAAGGTGGTTTCTGCACTTTGGATGGCTGGCGTGGCAGTGTACCTCCCAGTTTTACCTTATACTAGAAAATCAGAATACCTGAATGCAGGAAATGATACAGACCCCTTGTCTACTAACAGGATTCCTAACGTGGATTGCCTAACTGACTTTGGAAGCAAGCAAGTAGAGTTTTACTATGGGAAAGTATTTCTGGTTCTAATTGATAGTCTTCCTTTAGCCATCTTAGTCTTTGTCTGTTTCTGGATGTCTTTTCTGCTTTCGGAAAGAAAGAAGATGACATATGGTGACATCTGGATTGGAGATGGTGATTCAGCAATTGAAATCCTAAGAGGGGCCAAGTTTAGTATTTTATTAATGTGGCTGATCACTCCACTTTGGATTTCTCACTTTGTCTTAGTCTATTTCATGAAAGACTTGGCAGCCTGTGCCCTTTTTCCAGCTGTTCTCACAGCCCTCTCTTCAGGCTTCTCTGCTCTCAGTCCTTTCCTGCTTATGCTGGTGAATTACAAAATGAAGTTGATGTCCTTCTGTGATGCCAAAGAGGAAAAACCCACACCACAGCCTGCAAATGTTATTCTCTCTCCATATGCTTACTGGCAAAAAACTCTGTTTTAA